The region attccactatcttcctAACTATCTGGTATGAggaagggacctcccaaatgtagaagTGAAAGCGCTCCAAAATGTATGATACAGAGCCACCTGAGAGCCCTTCCCAAACTCagttttcacagcacctgctggcactctgcaaattgtaagagccacataatgacatggtggtggacgtgTTGGTGCTGGTGGGCAATGACCAAAATTTAAAtgagcatgtttgaaatggcattgtaaaggtatggtgtcacggggttaccgcaacagagaggagcaagaagaccgcagcgtctggttgctcctactactacgctgagaagaagcacttctccagtgtattaaacgaGTTTATTTCTACCAGCAGAATAGGGGTTAATCGACCATATTGGAAACTCGGTTAGCAACTCCTTCTCTCTATAAAATCTGGGCTCGTCAGAGTTAGCACTTGCTGCATGACAATGGAGTTGGAGAAGATGGTTTtgagaaggagagctggaggagtttattagcgACTGTTGTCTGGAttgtatgcttggaaattccttatccttcccaGTTTTGCTTTCTCccccctccctacacaccctggtgaatacctctgttatatgagagtgtatattttgtgtgtgtggagttttcagcttacccttgtctttgttaccctttctgtcaggttggtgtactgcagtgcacaataGCGCCTCTCTTCCCTTGGTAGGGGAACGGGACAGGGCTTTTCTAGGAGATAGGGCAAGAGTAGATGCCCCGGCATCTTTggcatctgaagtatcccggggacaAGGggaagctagggcacccctagtgttagggcccactgctgtcagtcacctgtcactaaatgaacactcactatttatttttttagacaatgtcatggttaggacatggctaatgtcctgttctctcagtttTAATGTTGTTGgcttctctttcaagatgggaggggtatttatactcactactagctgggtttctctgtcagctatatgTTCTGCTTTAGTCTATGtgcttgacccctggagtgtgtgcacGGTTTGCATTGTGTTTCTCTTGCTCTCTGTGCGTTactctgtttgttcttctggattactgaactctggctttgcttctgatgGAGTGCTAATGGAGTCTcaggagactgccacacagttttttcacAATCTACTTCGATGCCAGAAGGTGGATTTCacgcaggacaggatcctatctatttcactgacaagttcactttcagcaccagcatTAGCACAGGAGAGGCCTTTCTGCACTGTGACTCTGAGACAATTGTGCcatcaaaacaagatgtccgctctttatatggccagggacatgtgacttctgcAGCCATTCACAGatgaccttgtgtcatgacattgtggatgttttctgtgccctgattggctgccggaatcaacacacagaAAATTAAGGGGGAAATAAAAAGCATGTGATGCTCCTTTAACCTCTccgcaccccctcccctcatcaaacactgaCCCgcagctcatcatacagcaccactatcctaaccAAATTAATAAcataagcattagtggaaacgcgatgattTTCTGAACTGTGAaagcgaacacgaatccgaatgtgctacgttcatgccaaatttgaaattggcgaacgttttccgaacaGATTCACTTATCTCTTATTCCTCACAGCTGGAATATCTTCAGGTTTTTGAATCCTTGGTTGTGATTAGAAAAGTTCTTACCAACAACTTAGAAAATTACTTGTTATGTGTAAGTGAGCTGAAGAAACAGGAAATAACTCAATAATGCCTGACCCATTACCCAACAGGAAGTGATGACATCAGTCCCCTGATGCTGCAGTTAATCGTTAGCCTCAGTGATCATGTGACTGAACATGCGATGCGTGATGTCATCACTAGAGAGGAGCGAATTTTTATATATTAGGTTCGGATTATGATTGCCACATTCCCCGAACATAGCCgaatgccattggagtcaatgggagtagaaatgagcaaatacGTTCGGAAACGattgtcaaacataaattcagcaccaaTATGGCACCAATTCGGATTCGTTAATAtttttccaaacatattcactcatctctagtcaccacTTCCAATCCGGGCAGAGATCGTTGGATTCTTTCTGTGTTTTATAACCATCTTCTTTCCTAGTAAAATCTCTATAATGTACTGGACTGGTATATTCTGTATTATCTCTATAAATTctcagaaaataataaaataaaagtcaCAGAACAAAGATGGGGAATGATGTATTTATTAGAGGCAGGAGTCACACGGCGGCAGATCATCCCCATTTCCCACCGCCTATGTTTTCCATCTTGTTTTAAACCTGAAAGAAAGAAAATTATGATTAATCAAGAGAAGTTGAGAAGACAGAATATGGTACAGTATATATAGcagtgctgggggtctgtgtgaacAGGTGGATCACACATTGTACAGGGGTCCGAGAGGAGTTTGATTATATGAGTTACTTGCCTGGGAGAGATGTTGGTGCTGATTGGCTGGATGGGGTGAGAATAAGCAGCTGATTGGCTGGATGGTGTGAGAATATGCATCTGATTGGACGGGGTGAGAATAAGCAGCTGATATGCATATGATTGGCTGGACAGGGTTAGAATAAGCTGCTATTTGGCTGGATGGGGTGAGAATAAGCAGCTGATTGGCTGGATGGGGTGAGAATAAGCAGCTGATTGGCTAGATGGGGTGAGAATAAACAGATGATTAGCTGGGTATAAAAAGCAGCTGATTGGCTAGATGGGGTGAGAATATGCAGCTGATTGGCTGGGTGTGGCTAGAATAAGGAGCAGAATAGCTGGGTGTGGCCAGAATAAATGGATGATTAGCTGGGTATCACAAGCAGCTGATTGGCTGAAGCAGAAATATAATGTTTCATGCTCTACAATACCAAACATAACCTTGTACTggggtggcgctgtttctagaATATAAAGTAGAGTCTTCGGTCTCTTCCCGTATATCCCCTTCAGTGCCTGACAACCACTAAGATCTTCAGAGAGATACAGGCCTCAATTCATCAATGACGGGGGTTTTCTTAAGTCACTCTCGTTTTTGGTCTCATGGTGCCAATTGCCGTTTATTGCTCCAAATTCTTCAACATGGCGCATGCAATTCATGAGTTTGGCACaagttaaaacattttttatttctgtGTTTTAGGCACCAAAACTCGCAAGTTGTGCAGATTGGAGAAGAATTTGTGAAAAATAATACACCACGGGCAGGAACTGGAGTAAAGTTGCGCCAAATATTGAGACGTTTTACAACATAGAAATTGATGAATCGGGCGAAACATCTGGAATTTCCAAATCTTGCCcacaaagagaaaaagaaaaacgcAGAGGAGCACATATAAAATAGTGTGAGGTGGTGCTGGGACTTCCCGCTGGGAAAGGTTGGGGAGAGCTGCATCTTCTCACATGGAGAATACACTGCTGATACTTACAGTATCCACGCACCGCATCTGACAGCCGAGGTCACAGCACCTCTTTCGCCTAGGACACGAATAGTCATCTTTGCACTTTACTATGGAATAAGGCTTAGTGCAGGGTGCGTATGTATTCACCGTTGGACAGTTCCCGGGTTTAactacaaaatatacataatattctGAGTGACCCGACCCACACGGCAACTAGGGGGTAAAAGAGGCATCCAGCAGGGGGCAGAGCACGTACCTCTAACGCACTCTGGGACACATTCGGGGGAGCAGCACTTCAGATTGGATGGACAATCCTGGTCAGATTTGCATCTTCCAGGTTTCATTCGTCCTACGCAGTTGCTCCATTGCGCTGGGCATGATCCCGGCTTTtcctctgcaaaaaaaaataatagtcacTAAATTATCTCAAAAAGGATGACGTCAAATCAGTACAGAATATGTAAAATATGTACACAGTGGCTCCACCAGCAGAATGGCGAGTGCAGCTCTGAACTTCTGATCCTGCTGCGTGCTCCTGGCCAGGGTCgggctggggtgtctggggccaccCTACATCTATATGCAAATACCTGTCAGCTGTTATCcctgttatagtggagcatcgactctaaacacaggcggctcctgcacatctactgcgtgccaccataactgggatgtacaattatgggatctttggtaaaacaagttatcaccgatccatgggctctacaGGGTAGGTGATCATTTAGGGCCACCATGGGAAACTGCACCAATCGGAACAATGAGGAACTTTTATCCCTGATAGGACACATGCCCATTTTATAATGCAGCAGCAGGTGGGAtggctgaccgcagctccatttatTCTCTTTGATCTTCTAGAAATAATAAGTGCAGCCACTGAAGGAATGAATGAATCAATGGTCAAGTCGCACATAACCCTCCAGTCTAAATGAGGATAAAAGTTCcacttttgctgaatgggtccaagtagtcagacccccaccaatcaatacatcatcacttatcctgtggacagGTGATCACTGTTTTCCACAGGAGAATCCCAGTAAGTACATCTTGTTCCAAGcatttaatctctaatggaaataatgaatcttctcctaattaatatcagagaggacaaatgaccgccatacacagcacaatcccctataccaaggccaataataccacatacaggaagaaataccaccacaccatgaccagaccacatagtgaccgaataataccgcacacaaggaacaaataccaccataccatgaatagaccacatagtgatcgaataataccatatagagggaagaaataccaccacaccatgactagcACGCATAGTGACTgactaataccacatacaaggagaagtaccatcacaccatgaccagaccacatcatgatcgaataatagcacgtacaggGAAGAAACACCACCACAATATGAACAGACCATATATTACTACCacttagtgactgaataataccacatacaaggaaaaaacacaccacaccatgaacagaccagatagtgactgaataataccacatattacAAGCATATAGCAgccaaataatactacatacaaggagaaataccgccacaccataactagtctacatattccaccacatagtgactgaataacaccacatacaagggacaaatacctccacaccatcacCAGATCACGTTATCatcacacagtgaccgaataataccaaatACGAAGGACAAGTACCGCCACACTGTGTCCACACCACaaattaacaccacatagtgactgaacactACAATACTGATAATGAATACAAACCATAATACTAATAACATTAGTATTCATACCAGTGATATTAtaaacaagagctctgtatatagtgtagagtgtatagtgtaagtgtgcaggcaatgcagtgatcaccagtaacattatacaaaggagctttgtatatagtgtaaagtgtacaggtaatacagagatctgttgtgaattctattgtgggttctgctcttgggctccctccattggttataagtggtagtgctgctgtttgtccttcacagcagtcatcaggtgcgtccacttcggacggggctatttagtctggcttcaccctttagtgagtgccagttgttcattgtttctggaggattcacatcccttcctggtcgctcctgcttgcagttcatttcttcaagataagtctgcttgtttttctgcccacatgttgtgggcctcattgttcagtgcattacatgttttttcttgtccagcttaatctgtgtaaggatttatgcagccaagctggaatctctggagaggcagatttaccctctatgtctttagttagatgtggagttttttgtattatctgtggtggacatttcttagtattttaatactgaccgcatagttctctgtcctatcttttctgtctagctagaatggcctcctttgctaaattctgttttcagcctgtgtatgtttttttcctctcctctcacagtcaatatttgtggggggctgtctatcctttgggaattttctctgaggcaagatagttttcccttttctatctatagggttaattagtcctccggctgtgtcgaggtgtctaggattggtaggtacatcccacggctacttctagttgcggtgttaagtccagggtctgcggtcagtacagttaccacattctccagagtacgtctcatgccgctcctaggccaccagtttataacagagatcaccagtgacattatacacaggagctctgtatatagtctcagTGTATAGATTATgctgtgatcactggtgatattatacacaggagctctgtatatagtatacagtgtatagtgtcagtgtacaggtattacagtgatcaccggtgacattatacacaggagctctgtatatagtgtaaagtgtacaggtaatacagagatcaccagtgacattatacacaggagctctgtatatagtgtatagtgtacaggtaatacagtcatcaccagtgacattatacacaggagctctgtatataatgtatagtgtacaggtaatacagtcatcaccagtgacattatacacatgagttcTATATTTACAGCAGTGTATAGTGTTCAGGTAatgtagtgatcaccagtgacattatacacaggagctctgtatatagtgtcaatgtacaggtaatacagtaatcatcagtgacattatacacaggagctctgtatatagtctcagtgtacaggtaatacagtaatcatcagtgacattatacacaggagctctgtgtatagtgtcagtgtacaggtaatacagtgatcaccactgccagtgacattatacacaggagctctgtatatagtctcagTGTATAGATAATGatgcgatcaccagtgacattatacacaggagctctgtatatagtgtcagtgtacaggtaatacagtgatcaccagtgacattatacacaggagctctgtatatagtgtcagtgtacaggtagtacagtgatcaccaatgatatTACCCAGGAGCTCtgtgtacagtgtcagtgtacaggtaatacagtgatcaccagtgacaatatacacaggagctctgtatataatgtcagtttacaggtaatacagtgatcaccggtgacattatacacaggagctctgtatatagtgtcagtgtactggtaatacagggatcaccagtgacattatacacaggagctctgtatacagtgtatagtttacaggtaatacagtgatcaccagtgacattatacacaggagctctgtatatagtgtatagtgtactggtaatacagtgatcaccagtgagtgacattatacacaggagctctatatatagggtacaggtaatacagtgatcaccggtgacattatacacaggagctctgtatacagtgtatagtttacaggtaatacagtgatcaccagtgacattatacaccggagctctgtatatagtgtcagtgtacaggtaatacagtgatcaccagtgacattatacaccggagctctgtatatagtgtcagtgtacaggtaatacagtgatcaccagtgacattatacacaggagctctgtatatagtgtcagtgtacaggtaatacagtgatcaccagtgacattatacaccggagctctgtatatagtgtcagtgtacaggtaatacagtgatcaccagtgacattatacaccggagctctgtatatagtgtacaatgtacaggtaatacagagatcaccggtgacattatacacaggagctctgtatacagtgtatagtttacaggtaatacaggtatcaccagtgacattatacacaggagctctgtatataatgtatagtgtacaggtaatacagtgatcaccagtgacattatacactggagctctgtatatagtgtactggtaatacagtgatcaccagtgacattatacacaggagctctgtatacagtgtacaggtaatacaggtatcaccagtgacattatacacaggagctctgtatacagtatatagtttacAGATAGAACCACCGAAAAACGGAGCAAAAATATTCCAAATACCATAATTAAAATAAGATACAAAGTTTATTTAGATAGTACAAAATAATAATACAACTAGAAATTATACGTATATTTGCTGTAAGCAGTATATACTAACACAAAGGCAATGCAGGGAAAACATATCGGTACACCGGATTACATGTGAGTGACACAATTCATCCCTGGGGTAAGGAACAagtgcatatctatatatatacacagagcagCAAATTGATGGACCCTATAAAGATTTATAAGTCACGATATCCCCATGTAAAGAGGGTCCATAATTCGCTATATAGCAAATAGTACTGCACACTTACCCATAATGAAAATCAGGGGAGCAACCCTCACTTCACCCGGTGGCCCCGGACGCGTGTTTCACGGTATAGCTTTTTTAACAGGGGTTCCTTACCCCAGGGATGAATTGTGTCACTCACATGTAATCCGCTGTACCGATATGCTTCCCCTGCGATACCTCTGTGTTAGTGTATACTGCTTACCGCAAATATACGTATAATTTCTAGTTGTATTGTTATTTTGTACTATCTAAATAAACTTTGTATCTTATTTTAATTATGGTATTTGGAATATTTTTGCTCCGTTTTTCGGGAGTTCTATGTTTTTGGAGCTATTCAGTTGACTTGACACCCTTGGAGTGTCTAGGGAGGGATATTTACCCTCAATTACAGGATATACTTGTGCTTGATGATTACATGTGTATATAGTTTACAGATAATAGAGTAATCATTGgtacagatgagcaaatatttcaatgttcggttgagATTACTATTGTCGATATTGCAATATTCAGCAATTTATTAGTTGAATATTCGTCAAACATAGCCAAACgctattggagtcaatgggaggtgagaacaaatgcatacacaacaccttcaaacggGCCTAAAAGCCACCAAAACACATcacattaggggcagacaccaggaaagtggccacaATTGACCCACAGTATACATTTTAGAATGGCAAGCcaacaatcagccatgcatgaggtatcagagtctgggccagcatttacagttttGAATTGAATTTCAAATTAAGAAGAGGTGGGTGAGGCATCagtgtagacctcctgtgctgggagccctgataccacatgcaacagctcaatctgctttcatgctcagtcacactcaggtggcacacatatcagtattgtagattactattgtcagaaaaatgtaaggatagtaacacggataGTTGACCCAAAGGCGGTGGAGGCCTACCGGTCTTGTAGgcttactgctacaggcaacacacatgaaggagacccaaccaggagtctacacatttccaaaacttTGTGGCAGACATGAAAAAATTGGCTTAAATTTTAATAGAGATTAAGTAGTGTAATGGGGACGTACAGCTTTTCTACTACAACCAGCCCTGCAGAAAAACCCAATcagtcttcaaatttaaaataattaggggCAGGCACCTAAGTGGCCtctatttccccagagtagaactagtataatggggaccaacacctcttccacttcagccaacccagcaaatggattggagacccaatcaggagtcttcaactttaaaaaaattagggcctgacactaccgaagtgtcatcaatttcaccagagcatAAATATCATAATGGGgaccgacatctcttccactacgggCAACCCATCATATGGAGACCCGatcaggagtctccacatttcaaactaTTAGAGGCAGAAACCACcaaactggcatcaatttcacaagagcagAAATACTATAATAGGGACTAGTgatgaaaacgatcgccaaacagaaATTCAGCACGAATGTGGCagattcggattcgtgatcagaaacacaagcaGAATTTTATAAattcggtaacatttggtaaaaagtgcgggaaaatatttgcattgccacaaaagtattctCAGCACTTTAGCAGCGATAATGGTGggatatcatgagcgtttggcacgtgtttgatgaggggagggggtttgcaaagCTCAGAGGCgccgcgttcttgtaaacagtaattttttttcttcctaacttaatgtatgcacattgcggctagccaatcagggcacgggacacacccacaatgtcctgacacaacggcttgtgtca is a window of Ranitomeya variabilis isolate aRanVar5 chromosome 2, aRanVar5.hap1, whole genome shotgun sequence DNA encoding:
- the LOC143808834 gene encoding uncharacterized protein LOC143808834 isoform X4; this translates as MAPDTRCLILLILCYAGTLAHDYGNPPPPNPWNPHNPPPPPKEKPGSCPAQWSNCVGRMKPGRCKSDQDCPSNLKCCSPECVPECVRVKPGNCPTVNTYAPCTKPYSIVKCKDDYSCPRRKRCCDLGCQMRCVDTV